From the genome of Aliarcobacter lanthieri:
AAAAGGAACTGTTGATAAAAAGTATAAAGCCAAAGTTCTAAATCTAAAAGAACTAGAATTATCAACATAAATCTTATTATATTCATCTTTACTCAATATTGTAGAACCTACATCAAAATTTAATAACTTATGAAAAAAATAATATAAAGGGAGATATAAAGCTATTATATTTATTATTGGAATAAAATATAAAGGAATAAACAAAATATATAATAAAATCATTACAAATACTGATTTAACAGCATTTATTATAGCATTTGTTACATTTCCAAATGGTTTTAATTTCAAATATGCATAATCTTTCTTATGTAAATTATCAACAATCATTGGAGTTAAAAATCCAATAATAAAAAGTGTTAAAATAACTGAAATATGAAATACAAAAATAGTTCCTATTGTGTAAAATAATATACCAGCTAACCAAGAAGTTATAGAGTATTTAAATAAGAATACAATAAAATAGATAAACCAAACTGCATAAAATGGTGAACTTTCATCAATAATAACTTCTCCACCTTCTTGTGCAGTTTGAGCAATAGTTCTTAAAGTTTCTATTCCAAAACTTGCCATTCCAAAAAATATTAAATATAAAATAATCATTGAAACAATCAAAGGAATTAAAGCTATTTTTAGCATTTTTGAATTAAAAAAATCTTTTACACTTTTTAATATAATTTCTGTTTCATTCATATTTATCCTTTTCAAATCTTGTTCTATATTCACACTTTTGACAAAGTTCCTCTACTAAAATATTTTTTTTAAATCCACTTTTAATATCTTTAGCCCTTTGCGAATTTAAAATATCTTTAATAGAACTATTTTTAATATTTCCTAAATTCATCTTAGCATCTTTATCTAAACAGCAAGGGACAATATCTCCTGAAGCTAATATACCAAAATGTGAATCAAGTCCATAACAAAATCCAGTTTTTGAAACAAATTCATTTTGCAAACTTGGCCAATTAAAATATTCATCAAAGTTTATAAAAGTTTTTCTTGCAATTCTAATATTTTTTGGTTTTTCCTTATAAATATTATCTATATTTAAACATAAATTAAACTCTTTATTCAATATATCAAAAACTTTTTTATTAAATTCTTTT
Proteins encoded in this window:
- a CDS encoding EI24 domain-containing protein, which gives rise to MNETEIILKSVKDFFNSKMLKIALIPLIVSMIILYLIFFGMASFGIETLRTIAQTAQEGGEVIIDESSPFYAVWFIYFIVFLFKYSITSWLAGILFYTIGTIFVFHISVILTLFIIGFLTPMIVDNLHKKDYAYLKLKPFGNVTNAIINAVKSVFVMILLYILFIPLYFIPIINIIALYLPLYYFFHKLLNFDVGSTILSKDEYNKIYVDNSSSFRFRTLALYFLSTVPFITLFVAVFYVIYLSNAYFMELIKLRKEEEVNFE